From the genome of Argentina anserina chromosome 4, drPotAnse1.1, whole genome shotgun sequence, one region includes:
- the LOC126790410 gene encoding major strawberry allergen Fra a 1.08-like: protein MGVFTYETEFTSVILPPRLYKAFVLDADNLIPKIAPQAVKGVEIVQGDGGVGTIKKIHLGEGSEYSYVKHQIDGLDKDNLGYNYSIIEGDAIGDKVEKISYEIKLVASPSGGSIIKSTSHYHCKGEVEIKEEHVKAGKERAAGLFKIIENHLLANPEAYN, encoded by the coding sequence ATGGGTGTGTTCACTTATGAAACCGAGTTCACCTCTGTCATCCTACCCCCAAGACTGTACAAGGCATTTGTCCTTGATGCTGATAACCTCATCCCCAAGATTGCCCCACAGGCTGTGAAGGGTGTCGAAATCGTTCAAGGTGATGGAGGTGTTGGAACCATCAAGAAGATTCACCTCGGTGAAGGAAGTGAATACAGTTACGTGAAGCATCAGATTGATGGACTTGACAAAGACAACCTTGGCTACAACTACAGCATTATCGAAGGGGATGCTATCGGAGACAAGGTTGAGAAAATCTCTTATGAGATTAAGTTGGTGGCATCTCCAAGTGGAGGCTCCATCATCAAGAGCACCAGCCACTACCACTGCAAAGGAGAGGTTGAGATCAAGGAAGAGCATGtcaaggccggaaaagaaagAGCTGCTGGTTTGTTCAAGATCATTGAGAACCACCTTTTGGCCAACCCTGAGGCCTACAACTAA
- the LOC126790404 gene encoding protein LURP-one-related 15-like, with product MAYVVPMPGAGPSVLPRQTPLTVISPQFLATYPVDLIITEKMMTIKEGAFTVSDVNGNLMFQIKGSLFSLHDRRTLLDGAGTPIVSFRQKIMTTHRRWNVFRGDSSDAKNLLFTVKKSSLFQMKTELDVFLAGNTSNEKAFDFKIKGSWGERSCTIYDRNNTIIAQMHKKHDLKSMFFGRDAFSVTVYPHVDYAFVVAIVVVLHEINMDRSGLD from the coding sequence ATGGCGTATGTTGTGCCGATGCCTGGGGCTGGGCCGAGCGTTCTGCCGCGGCAAACTCCGTTGACGGTGATCAGCCCGCAGTTCCTAGCAACCTACCCTGTGGATCTGATCATCACAGAGAAGATGATGACGATCAAGGAAGGTGCTTTCACTGTGTCAGACGTTAATGGAAATCTCATGTTCCAGATCAAAGGCTCCTTGTTCAGCTTGCACGATCGTCGAACTTTGCTCGACGGCGCCGGCACTCCTATTGTCTCCTTCCGTCAAAAGATAATGACGACACATAGGAGATGGAACGTATTTAGAGGAGACAGTTCAGACGCCAAAAATCTACTCTTTACTGTAAAAAAGTCGTCCCTTTTCCAAATGAAAACAGAATTAGATGTGTTCTTGGCAGGTAATACTTCTAATGAAAAAGCGTTCGATTTCAAGATCAAAGGAAGCTGGGGGGAAAGATCATGTACCATCTACGATAGAAACAACACTATCATTGCACAAATGCACAAGAAACATGATCTGAAAAGTATGTTCTTTGGGAGAGATGCGTTTTCGGTGACGGTGTATCCTCATGTTGATTACGCCTTTGTAGTTGCCATTGTGGTTGTCCTTCATGAGATCAACATGGACAGAAGTGGGCTAGACTGA